Proteins found in one Brachypodium distachyon strain Bd21 chromosome 5, Brachypodium_distachyon_v3.0, whole genome shotgun sequence genomic segment:
- the LOC100842516 gene encoding uncharacterized protein LOC100842516, with protein MALAATQPLGLGVGASSRRPPFPILARKTRFVGVAAAAAAEKGGATAAAEVVREFYDGVNRRDLAAVEPLIAEGCVYEDLVFPRPMVGRDQVLGFFGEFMGSISPDLRFVIDDISGLDPSAVGVTWHLEWKGRPFPFSRGCSFYRCQPDPQKQQQIQIVYGRDCVEPATKPGELALVIIRGVTWIFERFPSLARML; from the exons ATGGCGCTGGCGGCGACGCAGCCGCTTGGGCTCGGCGTCGGAGCGTCTTCACGCCGGCCTCCGTTCCCCATCCTGGCGCGCAAGACTCGATTCGTAGGTgtagcagcggcggcggcggcagagaagGGAGGAgcgaccgcggcggcggaggtggtgcgGGAGTTCTACGATGGCGTGAACCGGCGGGAcctggcggcggtggagccGCTGATCGCGGAGGGTTGCGTGTACGAGGACCTGGTGTTCCCGCGGCCCATGGTGGGGCGGGACCAAGTGCTGGGCTTCTTCGGCGAGTTCATGGGCTCCATCAGCCCCGACCTCCGCTTCGTCATCGACGACATCTCCGGCCTGGATCCCTCCGCCGTCGGAGTCACCTGGCACCTCG AGTGGAAGGGGCGGCCGTTCCCATTCAGCAGGGGATGCAGCTTCTACCGCTGCCAACCCGACccgcagaagcagcagcagattcAGATCGT GTATGGTCGGGACTGTGTGGAGCCTGCAACCAAACCCGGTGAATTGGCGCTG GTGATCATCAGGGGAGTCACGTGGATCTTCGAGCGATTCCCGAGCCTTGCCCGCATGCTCTGA
- the LOC100842201 gene encoding uncharacterized protein LOC100842201 isoform X1 — protein sequence MEKEITRVAVVGAGVSGLAAAHELCRAGGNGVRVTVYEAEERLGGHARTADVDGVQLDLGFMVFNRVTYPNMLEWFEGLGVEMETSDMSLSVSTQLSGGGRCEWGSRNGLSGLLAQKSNALRPGFWHMIREILKFKEDVLSYLSNHENNPDLDRNETLGEFIKMHGYSQLFQEAYLIPICACIWSCPSQGVLGFSAFFVLSFCRNHHLLQIFGRPQWLTIKGRSHSYVNKVREELESMGCRIKTNCQVKSVSSFEGGHRVLEVDGSEEVYDKIIFGAHAPDALRMLRDEATHEELRILGAFQYVYSDIYLHRDKSLMPRNSSAWSAWNFLGTTSSGVSVTYWLNLLQNIESKGRPFLVTLNPPHVPDHVLLKWNTSHPVPSVAAAKASLELNQIQGKRGIWFCGAYQGYGFHEDGSKAGKSAAQGLLGKKIDLLLNPKQMVPSWTEAGARLLVTRFLNQYITIGNLTILEQGGTMFSFGEVDKKCLVKSVLRVHDPLFYWKVATEADLGLADAYVNGYFSFVDKREGLLNLFLILIANRDTQKSSSSAASKRGWWTPLLLTAGIASAKYFLRHVSRKNTVTQTRQNISQHYDLSNDFFSLFLDPSMTYSCAIFKVEDESLEVAQLRKVNLLIDKAKVERDHHVLEIGSGWGCLAMQVVKQTGCKYTGITLSEEQLKYAQMKVKEAGLEDRITFLLCDYRQIPILRKYDRIISCEMIEGVGHEFMDDFFGCCESLLAQDGLLVLQFISIPEERYEEYRRSSDFIKEYIFPGGCLPSLARITSAMSAASRLCIEQVENIGYHYYPTLVRWRDNFFANKYAISALGFDDKFIRIWEYYFMYCAAGFKSRTLGNYQIVFSRPGNDKLAYADNPYASLPAA from the exons ATGGAGAAGGAGATCACGAGAGTGGCCGTTGTGGGCGCCGGGGTGAgcgggctggcggcggcgcacgagCTGTGCAGGGCCGGCGGCAACGGGGTGCGCGTCACGGTGTacgaggcggaggagcggctCGGCGGCCACGCCCGCACCGCCGACGTCGACGGCGTCCAACTCGACCTCGGCTTCATGGTCTTCAACCGG GTGACATACCCAAACATGCTAGAATGGTTTGAAGGGCTCGGCGTGGAGATGGAGACATCGGACATGTCCCTATCGGTGAGCACACAGCTCTCTGGTGGCGGCAGGTGTGAGTGGGGCAGCCGGAATGGCCTCTCTGGCCTCCTGGCACAGAAGAGCAACGCTCTCCGCCCTGGATTCTGGCACATGATACGTGAGATACTCAAGTTCAAGGAGGATGTACTCAGCTACCTCAGTAACCATGAGAACAACCCTGACCTGGACCGGAACGAGACCCTGGGGGAATTCATCAAGATGCATGGATACTCCCAGCTCTTCCAAGAGGCTTACCTGATCCCAATATGTGCGTGCATATGGTCATGCCCGTCGCAGGGAGTCCTGGGCTTCTCTGCTTTCTTTGTGCTCTCGTTCTGTCGCAACCATCACCTTCTTCAGATCTTCGGTCGCCCCCAGTGGCTCACCATAAAGGGCCGTTCTCATTCGTATGTAAATAAG GTAAGGGAAGAACTGGAAAGCATGGGCTGTAGGATTAAGACTAACTGCCAAGTCAAATCTGTTTCAAGTTTTGAAGGAG GTCATAGAGTCTTGGAGGTGGATGGCTCAGAGGAGGTGTACGACAAGATCATATTCGGTGCACATGCACCTGATGCTCTAAGAATGCTACGAGATGAAGCAACACACGAGGAATTGAGAATTCTAGGTGCTTTCCAGTATGTCTACAG CGATATATACCTCCATCGCGACAAAAGTTTGATGCCACGTAACTCATCGGCATGGAGCGCCTGGAACTTTCTGGGGACGACTAGCAGTGGCGTCTCTGTTACCTATTGGCTAAATTTGCTTCAG AACATCGAATCTAAGGGCAGGCCTTTCCTGGTGACATTAAATCCACCTCATGTCCCGGATCACGTCCTGCTCAAATGGAACACTAGCCATCCTGTTCCCTCCGTTGCTGCTGCGAAGGCCTCTCTGGAGCTTAATCAAATCCAGGGAAAAAGAGGAATATGGTTCTGCGGGGCATATCAAG GCTATGGCTTCCATGAAGACGGTTCTAAG GCTGGGAAATCTGCAGCTCAAGGTTTGCTCGGTAAGAAGATTGACCTTCTTCTGAACCCAAAACAGATGGTTCCATCATGGACCGAAGCTGGGGCTCGTCTTTTAGTAACAAGATTTCTCAACCAATACATAACCATCGGCAACCTGAC CATTCTTGAACAAGGTGGCACTATGTTCAGTTTCGGTGAAGTAGACAAAAAGTGCCTTGTCAAATCTGTCTTGCGAGTTCATGACCCTCTCTTCTACTGGAAG GTCGCAACTGAAGCAGACCTTGGCTTGGCAGATGCATATGTTAACGGgtatttctcttttgttgaTAAGAGAGAAGGGCTTCTGAATCTTTTCCTG ATTCTCATTGCTAACAGAGATACACAGAAGAGCAGTAGCAGCGCAGCCAGTAAAAG GGGTTGGTGGACGCCCTTGCTTTTAACAGCTGGGATTGCATCTGCTAAATATTTCCTGCGCCACGTCTCGAGGAAGAATACTGTCACACAAACTCGCCAAAACATATCTCAGCACTATGATCTG AGTAACGATTTCTTCTCGCTTTTTCTGGATCCATCAATGACTTACTCTTGTGCCATCTTCAAG GTGGAGGATGAAAGCTTAGAAGTAGCCCAGCTACGTAAAGTTAACCTCCTAATAGACAAG GCTAAGGTGGAGCGGGATCATCATGTTCTTGAGATTGGTAGTGGTTGGGGCTGCTTAGCAATGCAAGTGGTGAAGCAAACTGGCTGCAAATACACAGGGATTACATTGTCTGAGGAGCAACTTAAATACGCACAAATGAAAGTGAAGGAAGCTGGTTTAGAG GACCGCATAACTTTCCTGCTTTGTGACTACCGTCAAATACCAATTCTCCGTAAGTATGACAGGATCATATCTTG CGAGATGATTGAAGGGGTTGGCCATGAATTCATGGACGATTTCTTCGGCTGCTGCGAGTCTCTCTTGGCTCAAGATGGCTTACTTGTCCTACAG tTCATATCGATTCCAGAAGAACGATATGAGGAATACAGGAGAAGTTCAGACTTTATAAAAGAATACATCTTTCCAGGGGGGTGCTTGCCTTCCTTGGCCCGGATCACATCTGCCATGTCCGCTGCATCCAGACTCTG CATCGAGCAGGTTGAGAACATCGGATACCATTACTATCCGACACTGGTACGCTGGAGGGATAACTTCTTTGCCAA
- the LOC100842201 gene encoding uncharacterized protein LOC100842201 isoform X2, giving the protein MRLPPCRSIFNVTYPNMLEWFEGLGVEMETSDMSLSVSTQLSGGGRCEWGSRNGLSGLLAQKSNALRPGFWHMIREILKFKEDVLSYLSNHENNPDLDRNETLGEFIKMHGYSQLFQEAYLIPICACIWSCPSQGVLGFSAFFVLSFCRNHHLLQIFGRPQWLTIKGRSHSYVNKVREELESMGCRIKTNCQVKSVSSFEGGHRVLEVDGSEEVYDKIIFGAHAPDALRMLRDEATHEELRILGAFQYVYSDIYLHRDKSLMPRNSSAWSAWNFLGTTSSGVSVTYWLNLLQNIESKGRPFLVTLNPPHVPDHVLLKWNTSHPVPSVAAAKASLELNQIQGKRGIWFCGAYQGYGFHEDGSKAGKSAAQGLLGKKIDLLLNPKQMVPSWTEAGARLLVTRFLNQYITIGNLTILEQGGTMFSFGEVDKKCLVKSVLRVHDPLFYWKVATEADLGLADAYVNGYFSFVDKREGLLNLFLILIANRDTQKSSSSAASKRGWWTPLLLTAGIASAKYFLRHVSRKNTVTQTRQNISQHYDLSNDFFSLFLDPSMTYSCAIFKVEDESLEVAQLRKVNLLIDKAKVERDHHVLEIGSGWGCLAMQVVKQTGCKYTGITLSEEQLKYAQMKVKEAGLEDRITFLLCDYRQIPILRKYDRIISCEMIEGVGHEFMDDFFGCCESLLAQDGLLVLQFISIPEERYEEYRRSSDFIKEYIFPGGCLPSLARITSAMSAASRLCIEQVENIGYHYYPTLVRWRDNFFANKYAISALGFDDKFIRIWEYYFMYCAAGFKSRTLGNYQIVFSRPGNDKLAYADNPYASLPAA; this is encoded by the exons ATGCGTCTCCCTCCGTGTCGATCTATCTTCAAC GTGACATACCCAAACATGCTAGAATGGTTTGAAGGGCTCGGCGTGGAGATGGAGACATCGGACATGTCCCTATCGGTGAGCACACAGCTCTCTGGTGGCGGCAGGTGTGAGTGGGGCAGCCGGAATGGCCTCTCTGGCCTCCTGGCACAGAAGAGCAACGCTCTCCGCCCTGGATTCTGGCACATGATACGTGAGATACTCAAGTTCAAGGAGGATGTACTCAGCTACCTCAGTAACCATGAGAACAACCCTGACCTGGACCGGAACGAGACCCTGGGGGAATTCATCAAGATGCATGGATACTCCCAGCTCTTCCAAGAGGCTTACCTGATCCCAATATGTGCGTGCATATGGTCATGCCCGTCGCAGGGAGTCCTGGGCTTCTCTGCTTTCTTTGTGCTCTCGTTCTGTCGCAACCATCACCTTCTTCAGATCTTCGGTCGCCCCCAGTGGCTCACCATAAAGGGCCGTTCTCATTCGTATGTAAATAAG GTAAGGGAAGAACTGGAAAGCATGGGCTGTAGGATTAAGACTAACTGCCAAGTCAAATCTGTTTCAAGTTTTGAAGGAG GTCATAGAGTCTTGGAGGTGGATGGCTCAGAGGAGGTGTACGACAAGATCATATTCGGTGCACATGCACCTGATGCTCTAAGAATGCTACGAGATGAAGCAACACACGAGGAATTGAGAATTCTAGGTGCTTTCCAGTATGTCTACAG CGATATATACCTCCATCGCGACAAAAGTTTGATGCCACGTAACTCATCGGCATGGAGCGCCTGGAACTTTCTGGGGACGACTAGCAGTGGCGTCTCTGTTACCTATTGGCTAAATTTGCTTCAG AACATCGAATCTAAGGGCAGGCCTTTCCTGGTGACATTAAATCCACCTCATGTCCCGGATCACGTCCTGCTCAAATGGAACACTAGCCATCCTGTTCCCTCCGTTGCTGCTGCGAAGGCCTCTCTGGAGCTTAATCAAATCCAGGGAAAAAGAGGAATATGGTTCTGCGGGGCATATCAAG GCTATGGCTTCCATGAAGACGGTTCTAAG GCTGGGAAATCTGCAGCTCAAGGTTTGCTCGGTAAGAAGATTGACCTTCTTCTGAACCCAAAACAGATGGTTCCATCATGGACCGAAGCTGGGGCTCGTCTTTTAGTAACAAGATTTCTCAACCAATACATAACCATCGGCAACCTGAC CATTCTTGAACAAGGTGGCACTATGTTCAGTTTCGGTGAAGTAGACAAAAAGTGCCTTGTCAAATCTGTCTTGCGAGTTCATGACCCTCTCTTCTACTGGAAG GTCGCAACTGAAGCAGACCTTGGCTTGGCAGATGCATATGTTAACGGgtatttctcttttgttgaTAAGAGAGAAGGGCTTCTGAATCTTTTCCTG ATTCTCATTGCTAACAGAGATACACAGAAGAGCAGTAGCAGCGCAGCCAGTAAAAG GGGTTGGTGGACGCCCTTGCTTTTAACAGCTGGGATTGCATCTGCTAAATATTTCCTGCGCCACGTCTCGAGGAAGAATACTGTCACACAAACTCGCCAAAACATATCTCAGCACTATGATCTG AGTAACGATTTCTTCTCGCTTTTTCTGGATCCATCAATGACTTACTCTTGTGCCATCTTCAAG GTGGAGGATGAAAGCTTAGAAGTAGCCCAGCTACGTAAAGTTAACCTCCTAATAGACAAG GCTAAGGTGGAGCGGGATCATCATGTTCTTGAGATTGGTAGTGGTTGGGGCTGCTTAGCAATGCAAGTGGTGAAGCAAACTGGCTGCAAATACACAGGGATTACATTGTCTGAGGAGCAACTTAAATACGCACAAATGAAAGTGAAGGAAGCTGGTTTAGAG GACCGCATAACTTTCCTGCTTTGTGACTACCGTCAAATACCAATTCTCCGTAAGTATGACAGGATCATATCTTG CGAGATGATTGAAGGGGTTGGCCATGAATTCATGGACGATTTCTTCGGCTGCTGCGAGTCTCTCTTGGCTCAAGATGGCTTACTTGTCCTACAG tTCATATCGATTCCAGAAGAACGATATGAGGAATACAGGAGAAGTTCAGACTTTATAAAAGAATACATCTTTCCAGGGGGGTGCTTGCCTTCCTTGGCCCGGATCACATCTGCCATGTCCGCTGCATCCAGACTCTG CATCGAGCAGGTTGAGAACATCGGATACCATTACTATCCGACACTGGTACGCTGGAGGGATAACTTCTTTGCCAA
- the LOC100823122 gene encoding sugar transporter ERD6-like 5, translating into MERDEEKTNKPLLAAENHRASSIWVVVASTAIAVCGSFVFGISVGYSSPSQEGIMRDLHLSLAEYSVFGSILTIGAMLGAILSGTIADRVGRRFAMAISDVFCIIGYLFIIFSKNVLWLDLGRLSIGCGIGLLSYVVPVYISEITPKNLRGRFAAGNQLLICCGASLAYALGTFMTWRTLAIVGVTPCILQLIGLLVIPESPRWLARTRDQVVFEKALQKLRGKGTDISEEAAEIKDFTEKLQLLPRSKMLDLFQKDYMHAVTVGVGLMVFQQFGGVNAICFYSSEIFVSAGFSSGNTGMLAMVVVQIPMTALGTLLLDKAGRRPLLMASAAGTCLGCLLVGLSFLSKEYHWAKDLNVVLALAGILVFTGSFSLGMGGIPWVIMSEIFPIHMKGSAGSLVTLVNWLGSWIISYAFNFLLLWSSYGTFFMFASICGLTVVFVERLVPETKGRTLEEIQASMNSSLAPASSGISPIA; encoded by the exons ATGGAACGGGATGAAGAAAAAACCAATAAGCCTCTCTTGGCAGCCGAGAATCACAGAGCTTCTTCAATTTGGGTGGTGGTTGCCAGCACCGCCATCGCTGTTTGTGGATCATTCGTATTTGGCATCTCG GTGGGCTACTCATCACCATCTCAGGAGGGCATCATGCGTGATCTTCACCTCTCCTTAGCTGAG TATTCTGTCTTTGGTTCAATATTAACAATTGGAGCAATGCTGGGTGCAATTCTCAGTGGTACCATAGCAGACAGAGTCGGTCGAAGATTC GCAATGGCAATATCAGACGTTTTCTGCATTATTGGATATCTCTTTATAATCTTTTCGAAG AATGTTTTGTGGCTTGACCTTGGAAGGCTCTCAATTGGATGTGGGATTGGTCTTCTTTCATATGTG GTCCCAGTCTATATATCAGAGATAACACCCAAAAATCTTAGAGGACGGTTCGCAGCTGGAAACCAG CTTCTGATATGTTGTGGGGCATCCCTTGCATATGCCCTGGGGACCTTTATGACCTGGCGTACTTTGGCAATAGTCG GAGTGACACCATGCATACTGCAGCTGATTGGCCTTCTCGTGATTCCTGAATCTCCCAGATGGCTG GCTAGGACCAGGGACCAAGTTGTGTTTGAGAAAGCATTACAAAAGCTAAGGGGAAAAGGAACTGATATCTCTGAAGAGGCAGCAGAAATCAAA GATTTCACAGAAAAGCTTCAGCTCTTGCCGCGGTCAAAGATGTTGGACCTGTTTCAGAAGGATTATATGCATGCTGTTACA GTTGGTGTTGGGCTTATGGTCTTTCAGCAGTTTGGTGGAGTGAATGCAATTTGCTTCTACTCCAGTGAGATATTTGTTTCGGCAG GTTTCTCGTCAGGGAACACAGGAATGCTCGCTATGGTTGTAGTCCAG ATTCCTATGACGGCACTTGGGACGCTTCTATTGGACAAGGCTGGAAGAAGGCCACTTCTGATG GCCTCTGCAGCCGGAACATGCCTCGGCTGCCTACTAGTGGGGTTGTCATTCTTATCTAAG GAATATCATTGGGCGAAGGACTTGAACGTGGTGTTGGCATTGGCAGGGATTCTG GTCTTCACTGGATCTTTTTCACTGGGTATGGGAGGCATACCATGGGTTATAATGTCAGAG ATCTTTCCCATACACATGAAAGGATCAGCAGGGAGCCTCGTGACCTTAGTGAACTGGCTCGGCTCATGGATCATCTCATACGCTTTCAACTTCCTCCTGCTGTGGAGCTCTTACG GCACATTTTTCATGTTTGCGAGCATTTGCGGGCTCACAGTTGTGTTTGTGGAGCGGCTGGTGCCAGAGACTAAAGGAAGGACCCTGGAAGAGATCCAAGCGTCCATGAACTCATCCTTGGCGCCAGCTTCTTCTGGGATTAGTCCAATTGCGTAG